CGTGCAAACCTGGCGCCAGCGAAGCGTTCGCCCGTTGACGATTCTTGGCCGACTAGTGTTGAGGTCCCACAGGAGTAGTAGTTAGTAAGtagcatgtacggagtacatacataagtacATATCAAGGAGTCGCCTGGAATGATTGGAGTACTTTTGGGGAGGATAGTCGAGATGCATTGTGACGGAAAGCTCCGCCCGCCGTTTGCCTGGAAGGATAGCGGTACTGGTGGTGAGTGATTTCTCTGGGCGAGATTGTGCGCCGGCTACATGCAAGATGATGTGAGAGGCCTCTTTAGGGCCGAGTGTCTGGAGGTGGCTGCGAGCCGGCTGAAAGCTAATTTGCACCACGTCAAAACAGAGAACCACTCAATTGGACCGAGTGGTTTGAAAAAACAGGTTGACGTTAAGCAGTTTCGTCGATGGCGTGTACTCTCGGCTGCAGGTTGATTGCTCGTAGTTTGCTGCATGGAGTAACAGTGAACCAACCGACCCACGTCATGCGAAGCCAAGCCTCGTGCccctgtcgtcgtcgacaagGCGTTTCCTGCAGGAGAAGGACAGACTGATGCTTGCGCAAGCGAGAAGACGGACGCCAGACGTGAGTGACGATGTTTTGGGTGTCTGTCAGCATTCTGAGTGGGAAGCAGCTAGAATTGGCAGGAGCCACCGTGGTAGATGCAATCACGCACGTGCAAAAAAtaggagaaaaagaaaaaaaccagaCACAGAAAACAATGAGACACCAATGCAATATTCTCAGGTCAAGACAcatattgtacggagtacaatggCTGCATCTGAATCAAGTTTGAGGCATAATAAATGCAGGCTGACCCTAGTTCAGGGCAAAAAGTCAATCCATTATCGAGCTGCAATCAGCAGACTTCCGCACCGCCTTGTCCATGCCAATTCTTGGCCACCCGCATCAGCCTCGCCTCTtcgccctcgtcatccacTCGTTGTCGAGAACATCTTTAATATCTCACGCTACTCCGGACCCGCCGTCATTTTGGCTCCAAGCGCGCGACTTGGTCCACACTAGCCGACACCAGCGGTTCCTGTTCCTGGGGTCGTTTGGCCGTTTTTttcatgttttttttctatCGCGGCCAGACTCTGTCCTGTCATCTGCTTTACCCCGACCCTCGCGGCTTCATCACTCTTGTTGGCGATCTGGCGACTGCTGCTCAGAACTGACGAACAACCCGACATCTTGGCCACGCATGGAATACGTGCCCGGTTGACGTGTgtttttttcgtcttggcTAATCCGAGTGCCTTCGGCCAGCAGCCGTCCACCGGGACAATCGCGTCGTGACTGTTGCAGTGAAGTCGTGAGAGCCGGAACCCGCCGCCTCCAACCGTCATTGAGCCATCGTCTCTGTCTCGACGAGCCCATTTCGTCGTGGTGAATGGCCTTGGGCGTGCAGCCAACCCCAGACCATTTATTTCCGTGAACCGCTCGTCTCTTCTCCCGGTCTAACTCGCCCCAACCGCCCAAGATGGCTTCAACCGGCGTCGACCGCCCTGCGCCGCCAAGCTACTCTGACCAGGAGAAAGCTGCTGTCCTTGGTGGTAAGCTGAATGACGGTTCCCATGCTGAGCCAGTGACTTCCCGCCGACTCTCTCTGTCTTCCGGTTCAAAGCACGACGCTACTCATCGCCAGCTCAAGTCCCGGCATATCCAACTCATCGGTATTGGTGGCACCATTGGCACCGCCCTCTATGTGCGTAAAGAATTGTACAATCCTTGATTCCATTGTTTTGTCTTGTTCGTCAAGTGCTCATGGCCGTGTCGTGCTGCCTGCAGGTTCAAATCGGCAAAGGCCTTTTAAATGGCGGCCCTGGCAGCTTGTTCATTGCCTTTAGTTTTTGGTGCACCTTTGTTCTCGCCATCACTTTGTGCATGGCCGAAATGGTGACTTACCTGCCCCTCTCATCGCCCTTTATCCGGTTTGCTGGTCGCTATGTGGACGAGGCCTTTGGATTCGCCGCTGGCTGGAATTTCTTCGTCCTGGAGGCTGCCCTGGTACCGTTTGAGGTCGTAGCCTGCAATTTCATTCTTCACTTTTGGACCGAGGCCATACCCACAGCTGCCGTTATAGTCATTGTCATTGTCCTGTATGCTCTGATTAACCTCCTGGCCGTCAAGTGGTACGGCGAGTCGGAGTTTTGGGCCGCCATCGGCAAGGTGGTGCTGATTGTAGggctcatcatcttcacctTTATTGTAATGGTTGGCGGTAATCCCAAAGGGGACCGCTTCGGATTCCGCTTCTGGAACGACCCTGGTGCTTTTGCTCCTCTTTACTACGAGGGTTCTCTGGGACAATGGCTAGGCTTCTTGCAGTGTTTGATCCAGGCTGCTTTTACCATTGCCGGTCCCGATTACGTTTCCATGGCTGCTGGCGAGGCTGAGAACCCGCGAAAGGTCATGCCTCGCGCCTACAATGCCGTCTTCTATCGACTAACGGCCTTTTTTGTCCTTGGGTCTCTATGCGTCGGCATCCTTGTCCCGTACAACGACAAGGAGCTGACGGCGGCCTTCAAGAACTCTGCCCCGGGAGCAGCCGGCTCGCCGTATGTCATTGCCATGAACCGTCTGGGCATCACTGTCCTACCTCACATCGTCAACGCCATGGTGCTGACAGCTGCCTTTTCTGCGGGCAACTCGTACGTCTACTGTGCGTCCCGTTCCTTGTACGGGCTGGCACTGGAAGGCAAGGCCCCCAAGTTCATGGCGAGATGCACTAGGAAGGGCGTACCCATTTACTGCGTCGGCTTTGTGCTGTTGTTTGCCCTCCTTGCCTTCCTTCAGCTGTCGGAAAACGCAGCCGTGGTGCTGGACTGGCTTGTCTCGCTGGTCACGGCTTCGCAGCTCATCAATTTCAGCTGCGTATGCGTATCATACCTCTGCTTTTACCGCGCTCTCCAAGTCCAGGGGATAAGCCGCGACTCCCTGCCCTATAAGGCGTGGTTGATGCCCTACGGCGCGTACTATGCGCTCGTGGCCACTGTCATCATGGTGTTTGTGGGAGGATATCCAGTGTTTCTGCCGGGCCGATGGAGCGTGGCCGACTTTTTGTTCTCGTAAGTCTGATCTCCATCCACCGCTGGGAAGTTGCTGACCTTTATAGATACACCATGCTTGCTGTATTTCCTGCCCTCTACATTGGATACAAAGTCATCCACAAGACGAAAATTCTCAAACCGGAGGAAATTGATCTGGTCAAGGACCTGGACACCATTGAGGACTATGAGCGCAATTATATTCCTCAACCGCCAGCGTATGTCTGTCTCTGAGTATTGACGTGTCCCTTTGACTAACTGTGATAGGAACCGATTTGAAAAGATGCTAGACCTGTTGTTTGGATAGGTAGATACCACACGGGATACATCTAATGAGACAATGTCTGCAGCCATGTTTGTGTGTCTGTTTGTGCCATTCGCACCATCATCCCTTCGTATACTAAAGCTGAAAATCGTAGTCGTAGCTGACCATGATATCCACCTTGCGGGTAACCACCTGGTTCCCAACCCGGCTGCGTATAATACAGAGATGATGCAGGATCGGCGGTGTCATATGCATGAGTGCCGTGGCTCGAAGCGTCAAGCATATTCTCGGATTCGCATGTTGCCACGCGGCTTCCCGGTTGCAACCGCCTCCTTGCCGTTTGTGCCCCTTTTCGCTGGCAGGCCATGCACTTGCCGCAGCCACGCACTGGAAAAAAGCAAATATTACGTCCCCGGCGAGATGGGCTCACTGCCGGAGATGAATACTTCGGCGAGGATACACTCGGTCACTAGCGTCCCGCGATACCGCCGCCATTCCTCGATGTCCCTTCGATGTCATGTCATGCGGCGAAGCTCCCTGGGTAGTCACACAACCGCTTCTCCACAAGTTTTGCCATGTAGCAGCGGCGTGACTAACACGGTCAAGAGGCTAGACATGTCCGATAGGGTTTACCACATCCCCCCAGGGCTGCTAGCTGAGATTTAAATGTCCGGTCGACGCTTCAGAAACAATTCTTCAATCCGACACACGCTGCCCGTCTCCCGCTTCTCACGGTCCCGATTCGAGAATGTCTCCTCCGCTACGAACCCTCGGCCGAAACGGCCCGCCCGTGGCCCCAGTCGGCCTCGGCTTCGGGAGCCTCGGCGGATTCTACGGACCACCGGGGACCCGGGACGAGCAGCTGGCCCTCCTGGACCGCGCgtacgccgccggcctgcgCTTCTGGGACCTGTCCGACGTCTACGGCGACGCGGAGGACCTCGTGGGCGAGTGGCTGGCGCGGTCAGGCCGACGCGACGACGTCTTCCTCGGCACAAGTTTTCGCTCCAGCCCGGCGCCGACGGGAGGCACACGTTCCGCTCTGACCCTGAGCACGTAAAGGCATCGTGTGACAAGAGCCTGGCCGCCCTGGGCGTTGCCACCATCGACCTATACTACTGCCATGCCGTGGACGGGGTCACGCCCATTGAGCGGACAGTCGAGGCTATGGTTGAGCTGAAGAAGTATTTTGCACTCCCCCTTCTAACTACCACATGAGAGGCGAGTTTCTCACCCGT
The DNA window shown above is from Metarhizium brunneum chromosome 1, complete sequence and carries:
- the AGP2_1 gene encoding General amino acid permease AGP2, with product MASTGVDRPAPPSYSDQEKAAVLGGKLNDGSHAEPVTSRRLSLSSGSKHDATHRQLKSRHIQLIGIGGTIGTALYVQIGKGLLNGGPGSLFIAFSFWCTFVLAITLCMAEMVTYLPLSSPFIRFAGRYVDEAFGFAAGWNFFVLEAALVPFEVVACNFILHFWTEAIPTAAVIVIVIVLYALINLLAVKWYGESEFWAAIGKVVLIVGLIIFTFIVMVGGNPKGDRFGFRFWNDPGAFAPLYYEGSLGQWLGFLQCLIQAAFTIAGPDYVSMAAGEAENPRKVMPRAYNAVFYRLTAFFVLGSLCVGILVPYNDKELTAAFKNSAPGAAGSPYVIAMNRLGITVLPHIVNAMVLTAAFSAGNSYVYCASRSLYGLALEGKAPKFMARCTRKGVPIYCVGFVLLFALLAFLQLSENAAVVLDWLVSLVTASQLINFSCVCVSYLCFYRALQVQGISRDSLPYKAWLMPYGAYYALVATVIMVFVGGYPVFLPGRWSVADFLFSYTMLAVFPALYIGYKVIHKTKILKPEEIDLVKDLDTIEDYERNYIPQPPANRFEKMLDLLFG